The following proteins are co-located in the Echinicola sp. 20G genome:
- a CDS encoding cell wall metabolism sensor histidine kinase WalK: protein MKIIILLMSLACVGLMAFQYYWVANAIKINQERFEQNVYQSLAASIMKLEKGETSDIILNAVAKDTSFQHELFQKIEPIQFNIRRQVSIERRPSMVDSIFRDRVPQVSQTFMRMIAARGGKPQNQFELQKYFEMPPSIVRQLFTPDEMAIYLQEKEKYLDFVAKQDSFKQVQDYAMNREALIIEEYNVSENVAENIVKANKKIELVEVVMTQLFADSEQNILRRIDTADLHKDIRSQLKKRGITGNFELAILDSDDSLIRINHVEDIHFIKKNGIKAELFPGDLVGKENYMLINFPSKQAYLLQQIWLPLSSSLLFLLIIILCFIYAIQVIIRQKKLSETKNDFINNMTHEFKTPIATVSLAVEALQDPELVNQDAFRNRYLGIIKDENKRLGTQVEKVLQAAALDKKDFKLKFEQVDLVNLIKDAKRHFDLQVEKKGGAIHLDMDVKNPYLEADAFHLTNIINNLLDNANKYTKEEPHIGLKIVGGLEGFTITISDNGMGMSKESVKKIFEKFYRVPTGNVHDVKGFGLGLAYVKTMVEEHHGTIAVESEINKGSTFTITLPRKK from the coding sequence ATGAAAATAATTATTCTCCTCATGTCCCTGGCTTGTGTGGGCTTGATGGCCTTCCAGTATTATTGGGTGGCCAATGCCATCAAGATCAATCAGGAAAGGTTTGAGCAGAACGTGTACCAGTCTTTGGCGGCAAGTATTATGAAGTTGGAGAAAGGGGAAACCAGTGATATCATCTTAAATGCTGTGGCCAAGGATACTTCTTTCCAGCATGAGCTTTTTCAAAAGATAGAGCCTATCCAATTCAATATCAGAAGGCAAGTTTCCATTGAAAGGAGACCTTCCATGGTGGATTCTATTTTTAGGGATCGAGTGCCTCAGGTTTCGCAGACATTCATGCGGATGATTGCTGCCCGTGGAGGTAAGCCGCAAAATCAGTTTGAACTGCAGAAATATTTTGAGATGCCTCCTTCCATTGTCCGCCAGTTATTTACACCTGACGAAATGGCCATATACCTTCAGGAGAAAGAAAAATACCTGGATTTCGTGGCCAAGCAAGATAGCTTCAAGCAAGTGCAGGACTATGCAATGAATCGGGAAGCTTTGATCATAGAGGAGTATAATGTTTCAGAAAATGTAGCAGAGAATATTGTCAAGGCCAATAAGAAGATTGAACTGGTAGAGGTAGTGATGACCCAGTTATTTGCAGATTCTGAGCAAAATATTCTGAGGAGAATAGATACAGCGGATCTGCATAAGGATATCCGTTCCCAATTAAAGAAAAGAGGTATTACTGGAAATTTTGAATTGGCTATTTTAGATAGTGATGATTCATTGATCCGAATCAATCATGTAGAGGATATTCATTTTATAAAAAAGAATGGAATCAAAGCTGAGCTATTTCCCGGTGATTTAGTAGGAAAGGAAAACTACATGTTGATTAACTTTCCTTCAAAACAAGCTTATCTGCTTCAACAAATTTGGTTACCTCTGTCAAGTTCCCTGCTGTTTTTACTGATTATCATTTTGTGTTTTATTTATGCGATTCAGGTCATTATCCGACAAAAAAAGCTGTCAGAAACCAAAAATGACTTTATCAATAATATGACCCACGAGTTCAAGACGCCTATTGCCACAGTGAGCTTAGCAGTAGAAGCCTTACAGGATCCAGAACTGGTTAATCAGGATGCTTTCAGAAATCGCTATCTTGGGATCATAAAGGATGAGAATAAGAGATTGGGTACCCAGGTGGAAAAAGTACTTCAGGCGGCTGCACTGGATAAAAAGGACTTCAAACTAAAGTTTGAGCAAGTGGATTTGGTGAATTTGATTAAGGATGCAAAGCGTCATTTTGACTTGCAGGTGGAGAAAAAGGGAGGCGCTATTCATCTGGATATGGACGTGAAGAATCCTTATTTGGAAGCGGATGCCTTTCATCTTACCAATATCATCAATAACTTATTGGATAATGCCAACAAATACACCAAAGAAGAACCTCATATTGGACTAAAAATAGTGGGAGGTTTGGAAGGCTTTACCATTACCATCAGTGATAATGGAATGGGGATGTCCAAAGAGTCTGTAAAAAAGATTTTTGAAAAATTCTATCGTGTGCCGACAGGCAATGTTCACGATGTAAAAGGCTTTGGCTTAGGCTTGGCCTATGTAAAAACCATGGTGGAGGAGCATCATGGAACAATTGCTGTAGAGAGCGAGATCAATAAAGGAAGTACATTTACCATCACTTTACCTAGGAAAAAATGA
- the gltX gene encoding glutamate--tRNA ligase produces the protein MTKEVRVRFAPSPTGALHIGGVRTALYNYLFAKKQQGKFLLRIEDTDQTRFVPGAEDYIKEALEWIGITPDESPWTEGPHGPYRQSERKPLYMQYAMDLVEKGFAYYAFDTAEELDAMRERLTAARVVSPQYNSITRTQMKNSLTLPEDEVKERLASGAPYVIRLKVPRKEEIRLNDMIRGWVMVHSNTLDDKVLMKSDGMPTYHLANIVDDHLMGITHVIRGEEWLPSAPIHVLLYRYLGWEDSMPQFAHLPLLLKPDGNGKLSKRDADKNGFPIFPMNWTDPRTGDFSQGFKDAGYLPDAFVNFLAFLGWNPGDHREIFSLEELIEAFSVERIGKSGTKFDINKAKWFNEQYLKAKSNHDLAIYLMEDLEKEGIEILQAKAEKIVSIMKERATFPADLWKEGRFLLIAPTAFDEKVAGKKWNDDAVKVLASYKELLEKFQGEFTPETAKSMLEQAAESNEIKLGKVMQAVRLATTGVGAGPDLMEVFVIIGKDELIKRIDFALNTLEVKAN, from the coding sequence ATGACTAAAGAAGTACGCGTTCGTTTTGCCCCATCTCCAACAGGAGCTTTGCATATCGGCGGTGTCCGCACTGCCTTGTATAACTATCTCTTTGCCAAAAAGCAGCAAGGTAAATTCTTGCTTAGAATAGAAGATACAGATCAGACCAGATTTGTTCCAGGCGCTGAGGATTATATCAAAGAAGCATTGGAATGGATTGGGATCACTCCTGACGAAAGCCCTTGGACTGAAGGCCCTCATGGTCCTTACAGACAATCTGAAAGAAAGCCACTCTACATGCAATATGCCATGGACTTAGTGGAAAAAGGCTTTGCGTACTATGCGTTTGATACTGCTGAAGAATTGGATGCCATGAGAGAAAGACTTACGGCTGCAAGAGTGGTTTCTCCGCAATATAACTCCATCACCAGAACCCAAATGAAAAACTCCCTGACCCTTCCTGAGGACGAGGTAAAGGAACGTTTGGCTTCAGGAGCACCTTATGTCATCAGACTAAAGGTGCCAAGAAAAGAGGAAATCAGGCTAAATGACATGATCCGTGGATGGGTGATGGTTCATTCCAACACCCTTGACGACAAGGTTTTGATGAAATCTGACGGAATGCCTACCTACCATTTGGCCAATATTGTGGATGACCACCTGATGGGCATCACCCATGTCATCCGAGGTGAAGAATGGTTACCATCTGCGCCTATTCACGTCTTGCTTTACCGTTACTTGGGTTGGGAGGACAGCATGCCTCAATTTGCCCACCTGCCATTGCTTTTAAAGCCTGATGGAAACGGAAAACTATCTAAGCGAGACGCAGACAAAAATGGATTCCCCATTTTCCCAATGAATTGGACCGATCCACGTACCGGTGATTTCTCACAAGGCTTTAAAGATGCAGGCTATTTGCCTGATGCTTTCGTAAACTTCCTGGCTTTCCTTGGTTGGAACCCAGGCGATCACCGGGAAATCTTCAGCTTGGAAGAATTGATTGAAGCCTTCTCCGTAGAAAGAATTGGCAAATCAGGAACAAAATTTGATATCAATAAAGCCAAGTGGTTTAACGAGCAATACCTAAAGGCCAAATCAAACCATGATCTTGCTATTTATCTTATGGAAGATCTGGAAAAAGAGGGAATTGAAATTCTTCAAGCCAAAGCGGAGAAAATTGTCTCCATCATGAAGGAAAGAGCCACCTTCCCTGCTGATCTTTGGAAAGAAGGCAGGTTTCTTTTGATCGCACCAACAGCGTTTGATGAAAAGGTAGCTGGCAAAAAATGGAATGACGACGCCGTCAAAGTGCTCGCTTCTTACAAAGAATTACTTGAAAAATTCCAGGGAGAATTCACCCCGGAAACCGCTAAATCAATGCTGGAACAAGCTGCAGAATCCAACGAAATCAAACTCGGAAAGGTAATGCAAGCTGTTCGCTTGGCCACCACTGGAGTAGGTGCAGGCCCAGATTTGATGGAAGTTTTTGTCATTATCGGCAAAGATGAACTAATCAAAAGGATAGATTTTGCGTTAAATACCTTAGAGGTAAAAGCAAATTAA
- the pruA gene encoding L-glutamate gamma-semialdehyde dehydrogenase: MLKGFFNVPEPKNEPVFDYAPGSKERAALQAALKEARSQEVDVPMYIGSEEVRTGNKLPLSPPHDHQHILGYFHEGDKSHVEQAINAALGAKEAWETMEWEQRAAIFLKAADLIAGPYRYKMNAATMLGQSKNAFQAEIDSACEIVDFLRFNVKYMTEIYSQQPPVSGNGVWNRLEQRPLEGFIFALTPFNFTAIAGNLPTAPAMMGNTVVWKPAYTQIYSAKVLMEVFKEAGVPDGVINLIYVDGPATGEVVFNHPDFAGIHFTGSTAVFQTIWKTIGENITKYKSYPRIVGETGGKDFMIAHKSADAKQFATGLVRGAFEFQGQKCSAASRAYVPSNIWEDVKKYIQEDLATIKVGGTEDFTNFVNAVIDEKSFDKIAKYIDNAKADGLEVIAGGKYDKSKGYFVEPTVLLTKDPMYTTMCEEIFGPVLTVYVYEENNFEATLELVDQTSPYALTGAIFSQDRYAAQLATQKLRNAAGNFYINDKCTGAVVGQQPFGGARASGTNDKAGAMINMLRWVSPRTIKETFVTPTDYRYPFLGED; this comes from the coding sequence ATGCTTAAAGGTTTTTTCAATGTACCGGAACCGAAAAACGAACCGGTATTTGACTACGCCCCAGGCTCAAAGGAAAGAGCTGCGCTGCAAGCAGCGTTGAAAGAAGCTCGTTCCCAAGAGGTGGATGTTCCTATGTACATAGGAAGTGAAGAAGTGAGAACTGGTAATAAACTGCCTCTTTCTCCTCCTCATGATCACCAACATATCCTTGGTTATTTTCACGAAGGTGATAAGTCTCATGTGGAGCAAGCGATCAATGCGGCTTTGGGTGCCAAAGAAGCGTGGGAGACCATGGAGTGGGAACAACGTGCTGCCATCTTCTTAAAAGCTGCGGACCTTATTGCAGGCCCTTATAGATATAAAATGAATGCTGCCACCATGTTGGGGCAGTCTAAGAATGCCTTCCAGGCAGAGATTGATTCAGCTTGTGAAATCGTGGACTTCCTAAGGTTCAATGTGAAGTACATGACGGAAATTTATTCCCAACAGCCACCAGTTTCAGGAAATGGTGTTTGGAATAGGTTGGAACAGCGCCCATTGGAAGGATTTATCTTTGCATTGACGCCATTTAACTTCACAGCCATTGCTGGTAATTTGCCTACTGCTCCTGCTATGATGGGAAATACAGTGGTTTGGAAGCCTGCCTATACCCAGATTTATTCTGCCAAGGTATTGATGGAGGTGTTCAAAGAAGCTGGTGTGCCTGATGGTGTGATTAACTTGATCTATGTGGATGGGCCGGCTACTGGTGAGGTTGTGTTTAATCACCCTGACTTTGCAGGTATTCACTTTACAGGTTCTACAGCTGTTTTCCAAACCATTTGGAAGACAATAGGTGAAAACATTACCAAGTACAAATCTTATCCAAGAATCGTCGGGGAGACTGGTGGTAAGGACTTTATGATTGCTCATAAGTCTGCCGATGCCAAACAGTTTGCAACTGGTTTGGTGAGAGGTGCTTTTGAATTCCAAGGACAAAAATGTTCTGCCGCTTCCCGCGCTTATGTTCCATCTAACATTTGGGAAGATGTGAAAAAGTACATTCAGGAAGACTTGGCCACTATCAAGGTGGGCGGAACAGAAGACTTTACCAACTTTGTCAATGCGGTGATTGACGAAAAATCATTTGATAAAATCGCCAAATACATCGACAATGCCAAGGCAGATGGTCTAGAAGTAATTGCAGGTGGTAAGTATGATAAATCAAAAGGCTACTTTGTAGAGCCAACAGTGCTCTTGACAAAAGATCCAATGTATACAACCATGTGTGAGGAAATTTTTGGTCCTGTATTGACGGTTTATGTATATGAGGAAAACAACTTTGAAGCTACTTTGGAATTGGTAGATCAAACCTCTCCATATGCCCTTACTGGAGCCATTTTCTCCCAAGACAGGTATGCAGCGCAATTGGCCACGCAGAAATTGAGAAATGCTGCTGGTAATTTCTACATCAATGACAAATGTACCGGAGCAGTGGTGGGTCAGCAGCCATTTGGTGGAGCCAGGGCTTCTGGTACCAATGATAAGGCTGGCGCCATGATCAATATGTTAAGGTGGGTTTCTCCAAGAACCATCAAAGAAACATTTGTGACTCCAACAGATTATAGATATCCTTTCTTAGGAGAGGATTGA
- a CDS encoding porin family protein, with protein sequence MNITIKASIIFLLVIASTALTQAQTSIGIRGGLSYSGMSYRPIPSIPNQKVHGVKSQPVFGLALEHYYKDHAGIELDIQYVTTGYVEYNEEETLSNETQFDYLKIPLLSNFYFGRSGRFHIKMGPHFGRLMKATDVRREFETNNPDVPILPTYGQEGDDPNRFMYGLTAGAGISKVFGKSTIVAEVRASYEFGRPESQDRIFDMSGSNLEFTVSYLFQVLERK encoded by the coding sequence TTGAATATAACTATTAAAGCCTCCATCATATTTTTATTGGTCATTGCATCCACTGCATTGACCCAAGCTCAAACCAGTATCGGGATTCGTGGCGGACTGTCTTACTCTGGAATGTCTTATCGCCCAATCCCGTCCATTCCCAACCAAAAAGTACATGGGGTTAAAAGCCAACCTGTTTTTGGTCTTGCCTTAGAACATTATTACAAGGATCATGCAGGAATAGAGCTTGACATTCAATATGTAACCACTGGTTATGTCGAATACAATGAAGAAGAAACCCTTTCCAATGAGACCCAATTTGACTACCTGAAAATCCCCTTGCTTTCCAACTTCTATTTTGGAAGATCTGGCCGGTTTCATATCAAAATGGGGCCACACTTTGGCAGACTGATGAAGGCTACTGACGTAAGGAGGGAGTTTGAAACAAATAACCCTGATGTACCCATTCTGCCCACTTATGGCCAAGAGGGAGATGATCCCAACCGTTTCATGTATGGCCTGACTGCCGGAGCAGGAATCTCTAAAGTATTCGGCAAAAGCACCATTGTCGCTGAAGTGAGGGCTTCCTACGAATTTGGCCGACCAGAAAGCCAAGACAGAATTTTTGATATGTCGGGCTCCAACTTAGAATTTACAGTTTCTTATCTGTTCCAGGTTTTGGAAAGAAAATAA
- the lysA gene encoding diaminopimelate decarboxylase, translating into MTIENEQYQIQGVPLLDIAKEYGTPVYVYDGQKILDQVAALKSAFSTVNLKIKYATKALSNINILKLMKKAGTGVDAVSIEEVRLCLHVGYDASEIMYTPNCVSFEEIQEAVDLGVMINIDNIPMLEHFGTHYGNSVPICIRLNPHILAGGNAKISVGHIDSKFGISILQLKHVLKIVEVHNLQVIGLHVHTGSDILDAEVFLKGAEILFDAAREFKDLKFLDFGGGFKVGYKEADITTDIQDVGKKVSAAFKEFCQEYGRELEIWFEPGKFLVSECGYLLVSANVIKSTPASTFIGVDSGLNHLIRPMMYDAYHGVENISRLSGPERVYTIVGYICETDTIAADRKLKEVKEGDILAIKNAGAYGFSMASNYNSRLRPAEILVLDGKAQLIRKRETFDDILRHQVDIGIS; encoded by the coding sequence ATGACTATCGAGAACGAACAGTATCAGATTCAAGGTGTTCCTCTTTTGGACATCGCCAAAGAATACGGCACTCCGGTATATGTCTATGACGGACAAAAAATACTGGATCAAGTAGCCGCTTTGAAAAGCGCATTTTCTACAGTAAACCTGAAGATAAAATACGCTACAAAGGCTCTTTCTAACATCAATATCCTGAAGTTGATGAAGAAAGCTGGTACAGGAGTAGATGCTGTTTCGATAGAGGAGGTCAGGTTATGCCTTCATGTGGGCTATGACGCTTCGGAGATCATGTATACGCCCAATTGTGTTTCCTTTGAGGAAATTCAGGAAGCAGTTGATCTGGGTGTAATGATCAATATCGACAACATTCCAATGTTGGAGCATTTTGGCACACATTATGGCAACAGTGTCCCTATTTGTATCCGCTTGAACCCGCATATCCTGGCGGGAGGAAATGCCAAAATATCCGTTGGACATATTGACAGTAAGTTCGGCATCTCCATTCTCCAATTGAAGCATGTGCTGAAAATAGTGGAAGTCCACAATCTTCAAGTAATTGGCCTACACGTTCATACAGGTTCAGACATTTTGGATGCAGAGGTATTCCTAAAAGGAGCTGAAATTCTTTTCGATGCTGCCAGGGAATTCAAAGACCTTAAATTCTTGGATTTTGGGGGTGGATTTAAAGTAGGCTATAAAGAAGCTGATATCACGACAGACATTCAGGATGTAGGCAAAAAAGTTTCTGCTGCCTTCAAGGAATTCTGCCAAGAATATGGAAGAGAACTCGAAATATGGTTTGAGCCTGGCAAATTCCTGGTCAGTGAATGTGGGTATTTATTGGTCAGTGCCAACGTGATTAAATCTACTCCAGCTTCAACATTTATCGGCGTTGATTCAGGTTTGAACCACTTGATCCGACCTATGATGTACGATGCTTATCATGGCGTGGAAAATATCTCAAGACTTTCAGGTCCAGAAAGAGTTTACACCATCGTTGGTTATATCTGTGAGACCGACACTATTGCGGCTGATAGAAAATTGAAAGAAGTGAAGGAAGGTGATATTTTGGCGATCAAAAATGCCGGAGCCTATGGCTTCAGCATGGCTTCCAATTACAATTCAAGATTGAGACCAGCTGAAATTTTAGTTCTTGACGGAAAAGCGCAATTGATCCGCAAAAGAGAAACCTTTGATGATATTTTACGACATCAGGTGGACATCGGCATCAGCTAA
- a CDS encoding helix-turn-helix domain-containing protein yields MMGNTFEMNKTNKKMQNLALGQRVKNLRATACLSQEELAEISQISLRTVQRLEIGATTPRGDTLKRLASALKVTPDDLFDWQTEEDKGFLKLMNLGSLGFLFFPVLGIVIPLVLWIKKMDSVQFAKEVGKSILNFQITWCVLYYGMKLLVWAITIVYSRHMDEISISYYQTIYYYRIAFLLVFYGYNILMILMNTLFIHNDKKVWYKPVIRFLK; encoded by the coding sequence ATGATGGGTAATACTTTTGAGATGAACAAAACAAATAAAAAGATGCAAAATTTAGCTTTAGGTCAAAGGGTGAAAAATCTCCGAGCGACCGCCTGTTTATCTCAAGAGGAATTAGCTGAAATTTCTCAAATTAGCTTGAGAACTGTTCAAAGATTGGAAATAGGCGCTACCACTCCTCGTGGGGATACGCTGAAGCGTTTGGCTTCCGCATTGAAGGTTACACCGGATGACCTTTTTGATTGGCAGACGGAAGAAGATAAAGGTTTTCTTAAGTTAATGAATTTAGGGAGTTTGGGTTTTTTATTTTTCCCTGTTTTGGGAATAGTTATTCCATTGGTCTTGTGGATAAAAAAAATGGACTCTGTCCAGTTTGCCAAAGAGGTGGGGAAATCAATTTTAAATTTTCAAATCACTTGGTGTGTTTTATATTATGGAATGAAATTGTTGGTGTGGGCTATAACGATTGTTTATAGTAGACATATGGATGAGATTTCGATCAGCTATTATCAAACTATATATTATTACCGGATAGCTTTTTTATTAGTTTTTTATGGTTATAACATTCTAATGATACTAATGAATACTCTTTTTATTCATAATGATAAAAAGGTGTGGTATAAGCCTGTCATACGCTTTTTGAAATAG
- a CDS encoding response regulator transcription factor: MSKARLLVVEDDPNLGDILQEYLTMKGYETTLCRDGEEGWSKFKKDKYDLCILDIMMPKKDGFTLGKDIKKIEEDIPIIYLTAKNMKDDVIEGLKIGADDYITKPFSMEELLLRIGAILKRTQKGAEGPVALKNYSMGDLVLHYDEQMLESPEGKHKLTSKENELIRLLAAELNKPVNRSYALKQIWGDDSYFNARSMDVYLSKIRKLLKADPKVQIITLHGEGFKMVVSED, translated from the coding sequence ATGAGCAAAGCAAGACTTTTGGTCGTGGAGGACGACCCAAATTTGGGAGATATTTTACAAGAGTACCTGACCATGAAAGGTTATGAGACCACCTTGTGCAGAGATGGTGAAGAGGGATGGTCTAAATTCAAGAAAGATAAGTATGACCTCTGTATCTTGGATATCATGATGCCTAAAAAGGACGGTTTTACCCTGGGTAAGGACATTAAGAAAATAGAAGAAGATATTCCGATCATTTACCTTACGGCCAAAAATATGAAGGATGATGTGATCGAAGGACTCAAAATAGGAGCTGACGATTATATCACCAAGCCTTTCAGTATGGAGGAACTCTTGCTTCGGATTGGGGCTATCCTGAAAAGAACCCAGAAAGGCGCTGAAGGGCCAGTTGCGCTGAAAAATTACAGCATGGGGGATTTGGTGCTGCATTATGATGAGCAGATGCTGGAAAGTCCAGAAGGTAAACATAAGCTGACGTCCAAGGAAAATGAATTGATCAGATTGTTGGCTGCTGAGCTTAATAAACCGGTAAACAGAAGCTATGCCCTTAAGCAAATTTGGGGAGATGACAGCTACTTCAATGCCAGAAGTATGGATGTCTATTTAAGCAAAATCAGAAAATTATTGAAGGCCGATCCAAAGGTTCAGATCATCACCTTGCATGGCGAAGGCTTCAAAATGGTAGTCAGTGAGGATTGA
- a CDS encoding YjjG family noncanonical pyrimidine nucleotidase — MKKYRHLFFDLDHTLWDYDRNVQESLSELYEIYGLENLGVPSNHDFYKAFLKVNTGLWDHYNVGKIDKDTLRKVRFRRIFDHFGAHDVVVPEAMESDFMQRTSSKPHLFPYSKEILTYLKGKYELHVITNGFNESQALKMTSSGIHAYFDLVVTSETTGHKKPDRRIFEYAMGQLGADAEECLMIGDNPVSDIQGARNAAIDQVFFNPHAVDCQPNATYTIAKLKDLESFL, encoded by the coding sequence TTGAAAAAGTACCGCCATTTGTTTTTCGATCTAGACCATACCTTGTGGGATTATGATCGGAATGTACAAGAATCCCTTTCTGAACTCTATGAAATTTATGGCCTAGAAAATCTAGGTGTTCCTTCGAACCATGATTTTTACAAAGCTTTTTTAAAAGTGAACACGGGATTATGGGATCATTATAATGTGGGCAAAATTGATAAGGATACATTACGAAAAGTTCGTTTCAGAAGGATCTTTGACCATTTTGGTGCCCATGATGTTGTAGTGCCTGAGGCGATGGAGTCTGATTTTATGCAAAGGACATCTTCCAAACCTCATTTGTTTCCCTACTCGAAAGAGATATTGACTTACCTGAAAGGGAAATATGAATTGCATGTCATTACCAATGGTTTCAATGAAAGCCAAGCACTAAAAATGACTTCATCGGGCATTCACGCTTATTTTGATTTGGTGGTGACTTCAGAAACTACAGGTCATAAAAAGCCGGATAGGCGGATTTTTGAATATGCTATGGGGCAGCTTGGGGCTGACGCGGAGGAGTGCTTGATGATTGGTGACAATCCAGTCTCTGATATTCAAGGAGCCAGAAATGCAGCCATAGACCAGGTGTTTTTTAACCCCCATGCGGTGGACTGCCAGCCAAATGCAACCTATACCATTGCCAAATTGAAAGATTTGGAGAGTTTTTTGTAG